The proteins below come from a single Takifugu flavidus isolate HTHZ2018 chromosome 6, ASM371156v2, whole genome shotgun sequence genomic window:
- the kat14 gene encoding cysteine-rich protein 2-binding protein, whose amino-acid sequence MDSSGEQLGAAEDEAICTSASEGLEEGEVEGETLLIVESEDQGSLDLSHDQSGDSLTSDVGDDADGGWACEDMSFYCDRCHNWIPAAQLHGEQPSYLKGDNFFKFICCSCSDNGTESFERMRLTWQQVVMLAMYNLSLEGTGRQGYFRWKEDICAFIGRHWNFLLGTRKKTSTWWSTVAGCLSVGSPTYFRSGAQEFGEPGWWKLVQNRPPTLRPEVDKSTTKAKACKPVLDPIITVEGLRKRGARNPVENAMQLKEKRSRTQEAKDIRRAQKEAGGSYTDRSSSSTPVKLGGGRGVNTSRRPDIALEKGEVIDFSSLSSSDRTPLTSPSPSPSPDFSAPGTPASHSATPSLLSEADLIPDAMPPQALFHDDEEMEVEGIIDPGMEYIPPPSSGLIARKKLCVASSHIKCEAESEDDEGRQCEENFEEPMGQCQGLVVSNGDTAGPERRRVTHAEKESEAGTTCHSAHMTLLSLYEEKMLLCRLEACPLALAVTPQAKRLHSKLQVRQAKRQRGLSLLDMDRAVSTTLSLVGGIYAAHNAGVEIQNGILGKYCTNSKELRILDRFQTSVPRRIGVRQQSASFWHRLMGAEDSLDLSIKSPYTSRILKPFIRRDYESRPVKLRLLEEIRAYPHRKHPNWLPEPSAPIDYCYVRPSHVPSVNAMCQDSFWPGVDLSECLQYPDFSVVVLYKKVVVGFGFMVPDVKYNEAYISFLLVHPEWRRAGIGTFMIYHLIQTCMGKDVTLHVSASNPAMLLYQKFGFKAEEYILDFYDKYYPVDSTECRHAFFLRLRR is encoded by the exons ATGGACAGCAGTGGTGAGCAGCTCGGTGCAGCTGAAGACGAGGCCATCTGTACATCAGCCTCAGAAGGTCTGGAGGAGGGCGAGGTGGAAGGAGAGACTCTCCTAATCGTGGAGTCAGAAGACCAGGGATCTCTGGACCTGTCACACGATCAGAGTGGAGACTCTCTGACCAGCGACGTGGGTGATGATGCAGACGGAGGCTGGGCCTGTGAGGACATGTCTTTCTACTGCGACCGCTGCCACAATTGGATCCCTGCAG CCCAGCTTCATGGGGAGCAGCCCAGCTACTTGAAAGGTGACAACTTCTTTAAgttcatctgctgcagctgttctgACAATGGCACGGAGAGCTTTGAAAGGATGAGACTGACATGGCAACAG GTGGTGATGTTGGCCATGTACAACCTGTCTCTGGAAGGGACTGGGCGTCAGGGATACTTTCGCTGGAAAGAAGATATCTGTGCCTTTATTGGCCGACACTGGAATTTTCTCCTGGGAACAAG GAAAAAGACTTCAACCTGGTGGAGCACAGTGGCTGGGTGTCTGTCAGTTGGAAGTCCCACTTACTTTCGCTCAGGAGCGCAGGAGTTTGGTGAACCTGGCTGGTGGAAGCTGGTCCAGAACCGACCTCCAACCCTAAGACCAGAGGTGGACAAATCAACAACAAAGGCTAAAG CCTGCAAACCTGTCCTGGACCCAATCATCACTGTAGAGGGCCTACGAAAGCGCGGGGCCAGAAACCCCGTGGAGAATGCTAtgcagctgaaggaaaaacGCTCTCGCACACAGGAGGCCAAAGATATTCGGCGGGCTCAGAAGGAGGCCGGAGGCAGCTACACAGACCGCAGCTCGTCCTCTACACCAGTCAAACTGGGTGGAGGTCGTGGGGTCAACACTAGCCGTCGGCCCGACATAGCGCTGGAGAAAGGTGAGGTCATTGATTTCTCTTCGCTCAGCTCGTCGGACCGAACGCCTCTCACTAGCCCGTCACCATCTCCTTCGCCCGACTTCTCGGCTCCGGGTACGCCGGCCTCTCATTCGGCAACGCCCAGCCTGCTGTCAGAGGCTGACCTTATACCTGACGCGATGCCCCCCCAGGCCCTCTTCCATG ATGATGAGGAGATGGAAGTAGAAGGAATTATTGACCCAGGGATGGAGTACATCCCTCCACCCAGTAGTGGTCTTATTGCTCGCAAGAAACTTTGCGTAGCTTCAAGTCACATTAAATGTGAGGCAGAgagtgaggatgatgaaggcCGCCAGTGTGAGGAGAACTTTGAAGAACCAATGGGACAGTGCCAAGGCCTTGTCGTCTCCAATGGGGATACTGCTGGACCTGAGCGGAGAAGGGTCACGCATGCAGAGAAAGAAAGTGAAGCAGGCACCACCTGCCACTCTGCTCACATGACGCTGCTCAGTCTTTATGAGGAGAAGATGCTGCTGTGCCGCCTGGAGGCTTGTCCGCTGGCTTTAGCCGTCACCCCACAGGCCAAACGGCTCCACAGCAAGCTGCAGGTCCGCCAGGCCAAGAGGCAGAGAGGGCTATCTCTGCTGGACATGGACCGGGCTGTCAGCACAACACTCAGCCTGGTGGGGGGGATCTATGCTGCCCACAACGCAGGCGTGGAGATACAGAATGGAATCCTGGGAAAATACTGCACCAACAGCAAGGAACTGCGTATTCTTGATCGCTTCCAG ACCAGTGTTCCCAGAAGAATAGGTGTTCGGCAGCAGTCCGCATCTTTCTGGCACCGTTTGATGGGAGCAGAAGACAGTTTGGACCTGAGCATCAAGAGCCCGTACACGTCCCGCATCCTCAAACCCTTCATTAG ACGGGATTATGAGAGCCGTCCGGTGAAGTTGAGGTTGTTGGAGGAGATCAGAGCTTACCCTCACAGGAAGCACCCGAACTGGCTGCCCGAACCCAGTGCCCCCATTGACTACTGCTATGTGCGCCCTAGCCATGTCCCCTCCGTCAACGCCATGTGTCAGGACAGCTTCTGGCCAG GCGTGGACCTCTCCGAGTGTCTGCAGTACCCTGACTTCAGTGTGGTGGTCCTCTATAAGAAAGTTGTGGTTGGTTTTGGTTTCATGGTACCAGATGTGAAGTACAATGAGGCCTACATCTCCTTCTTGTTGGTCCATCctgagtggaggagagcagGCATCGGCACTTTCATGATCTACCATCTCATCCAG acgTGTATGGGAAAAGACGTGACGCTGCACGTGTCAGCCAGTAACCCAGCCATGCTGCTCTACCAGAAGTTTGGCTTCAAAGCAGAAGAATACATCCTGGACTTCTATGATAAATATTATCCTGTGGACAGCACAGAGTGTCGGCACGCCTTCTTCCTACGCCTCCGGCGCTGA
- the LOC130527546 gene encoding protein PET117 homolog, mitochondrial yields MLSVSSWLTKTNRNVMSRASKVVLGVSVVLTLSTVTAVHLKQTWDRQRLHDGVLRDLERLEKKKENLRLLEEQRVLTRQLEYERQGRET; encoded by the exons ATGCTAAGTGTTAGCAGCTGGCTAACGAAGACAAACAGGAACGTAATGTCTAGAGCTTCTAAAGTGGTCTTGGGAGTTTCTGTGGTTTTGACGCTGAGCACCGTGACCGCTGTCCACCTCAAACAGACTTGGGACAGGCAG CGTCTACACGACGGTGTGCTCAGAGATCTGGAACGGTtggaaaagaagaaggagaatCTGAGGTTACTGGAGGAGCAAAGAGTTCTGACCCGACAACTGGAGTACGAGAGACAGGGCAGGGAGACGTAG